From Thermodesulfobacteriota bacterium, one genomic window encodes:
- the aroA gene encoding 3-phosphoshikimate 1-carboxyvinyltransferase, translating to MSIEIVQGDSIPLKGEFTPPGDKSISHRAVIIGSLAEGFTEVNGFLNCDDTLSSAKAMKMLGVQMEINNDRVKVEGKGLFGLNEPEDFIDAGNSGTTARLLTGILSGQNFFTTITGDKYLRARPMDRVVKPLTLMGAKIWGRDDGKRLPLAIQGSKLSGISYRMPMASAQVKSALILAGLHAEGETEVIEPSPTRDHTERMLSYFGVNCGRDGTCVKIKNGCTFKGRQIFVPADISSASFFIVAALINPSSEVLIRNVGINPLRTGILQILKNMGGNIEVLNERELSGEPAGDILAKSSMLRGIEIKGEMIPKAIDELPVIAVAACFAEGETVIKDARELRVKETDRIRAMTAELKKLGAEVEELDDGMIIKGKEILKGAKCSSWGDHRIAMSLAVAGTRAKGVTEIEDAKCVSVSFPGFFDVMSKLRS from the coding sequence ATGTCGATAGAAATTGTTCAAGGCGATTCTATTCCATTAAAAGGGGAATTCACTCCCCCTGGGGACAAGTCTATCTCCCACCGAGCAGTTATCATCGGGTCGCTGGCAGAAGGCTTTACCGAGGTTAATGGGTTCCTGAATTGTGATGACACGTTATCCAGCGCCAAAGCCATGAAGATGCTCGGGGTTCAGATGGAGATAAATAATGATAGGGTTAAGGTAGAAGGAAAAGGACTTTTTGGTCTTAACGAGCCCGAAGACTTCATCGATGCCGGCAACTCCGGGACTACGGCAAGGCTGCTTACAGGAATTCTGAGTGGCCAGAACTTCTTCACTACCATAACCGGAGATAAGTATTTAAGGGCCCGCCCTATGGACAGGGTGGTAAAACCCCTCACCCTTATGGGAGCAAAAATCTGGGGGAGGGATGACGGGAAAAGGCTTCCTTTGGCCATACAGGGAAGTAAGCTCTCCGGAATCAGTTACCGAATGCCGATGGCCAGTGCCCAGGTAAAATCTGCTCTGATTCTGGCCGGTCTTCACGCCGAAGGAGAGACAGAGGTCATAGAACCATCACCGACAAGAGACCATACGGAAAGGATGCTGTCCTATTTTGGGGTTAATTGTGGCAGGGATGGAACATGCGTTAAGATTAAAAATGGATGCACATTCAAAGGCAGACAAATATTTGTTCCCGCCGACATTTCCTCGGCGTCCTTCTTCATAGTCGCCGCCCTCATTAACCCAAGCTCGGAAGTCCTGATAAGGAATGTTGGTATAAACCCGCTCAGAACCGGTATCCTGCAAATATTGAAGAACATGGGGGGTAATATTGAAGTCCTGAATGAGAGGGAACTAAGCGGAGAGCCCGCAGGAGACATATTAGCTAAATCAAGCATGCTCAGGGGTATAGAAATAAAGGGTGAAATGATTCCAAAGGCAATAGACGAGCTTCCGGTGATTGCCGTGGCAGCGTGTTTCGCCGAGGGGGAGACGGTAATAAAGGATGCAAGGGAACTTAGGGTAAAAGAAACGGATAGGATTAGGGCTATGACTGCCGAACTCAAAAAGCTGGGTGCGGAGGTCGAAGAGCTCGATGATGGGATGATAATCAAGGGAAAGGAGATATTAAAAGGGGCCAAGTGCTCAAGCTGGGGAGACCACCGTATTGCCATGTCCCTGGCCGTTGCCGGTACACGGGCTAAGGGTGTTACGGAGATAGAGGATGCCAAGTGCGTGTCCGTGTCCTTTCCTGGTTTTTTTGATGTGATGAGTAAGCTCAGAAGTTGA
- a CDS encoding HIT domain-containing protein: MKTIWAPWRIDYVTKEKEDVCIFCEKPKEKDDRKNLILYRGESGFIILNRYPYSNGHLMSVPYRHTSDLSELSDSERLELMNLTIMCVELLKVIKPDGFNVGMNLGRVAGAGIDDHLHFHVVPRWNGDTNFMPVIGDLRVMPEYLDQTYLRLAQELKIKGER; this comes from the coding sequence ATGAAAACTATCTGGGCTCCTTGGAGAATAGATTATGTCACCAAGGAAAAGGAAGATGTATGTATCTTCTGTGAAAAACCAAAAGAAAAGGATGACCGGAAAAACCTCATTCTTTATAGGGGTGAGAGTGGATTTATTATTTTGAACCGTTACCCCTATTCTAACGGACATCTAATGTCGGTACCCTACAGACACACTAGTGATCTCAGCGAGCTTAGCGATTCGGAAAGGCTTGAGCTGATGAATCTTACTATAATGTGTGTGGAGTTGCTTAAGGTTATTAAGCCGGATGGATTTAATGTAGGAATGAACCTGGGCCGGGTGGCCGGGGCGGGTATAGACGATCATCTTCATTTTCATGTAGTGCCGAGATGGAATGGAGACACGAATTTCATGCCGGTCATCGGCGACCTGAGGGTTATGCCGGAATACCTTGACCAGACTTATCTCAGGCTTGCTCAAGAATTAAAAATCAAAGGAGAGAGGTGA
- a CDS encoding 30S ribosomal protein S1 codes for MEEKNFAELLEENLNVPDRGEMFKGRVVRIDDEYAFIDFGYKSEGIVAVEEFRAKNGEPEINIGDEIDVILEKWVDNEGLPRLSKRRADLVKESERLQKIQESGSLVSARIIQKVKGGLIADIGKEAEIRAFIPASQIDLRPQANLDKFVGKELEARITKLSNEGIILSRRIYLEEQREILRKKALSTLTEGKAVTGKVVKIIDQGVFVDLEGVDGFIPASELSWGRVRHPSNVVSEGDEIRVVVLKIEEGGKISLSLKQTKPDPWTLVEKKYKPGIKIRGKVVSITDFGVFVEIEPGVEGLVHVSEITWTKKFRHPKEVVNIGSRVEAVVLEVDTGKKRIGLSLRRIERSPWELFKEQNPAGTRIEVKVKKVTAKGILAEVSEDLVGLVRPQDISWRGNTDPNESFKVDDQIEVVVLNVDEKNRRINLGIKQLTMDPWEEALQKYKPGETILTGKVIYIKERGVVLELENGIEGFIRGSDLGQDGTKDLSKLVKLDEEITAQVTGFDKKKRQVNLSKKQYEAWLEKERVSSFLSSQGESSIKLGDLLGDKLKSFGKEE; via the coding sequence ATGGAAGAGAAAAACTTTGCCGAGCTTCTTGAAGAGAACCTGAATGTGCCGGACAGGGGAGAAATGTTCAAGGGTAGAGTGGTGCGCATCGACGATGAATACGCCTTTATCGATTTTGGCTACAAGTCCGAGGGAATCGTGGCCGTAGAGGAATTTCGGGCGAAAAACGGCGAGCCGGAGATAAATATAGGAGACGAAATCGATGTGATTCTGGAGAAGTGGGTAGACAACGAGGGACTTCCCCGGCTTTCCAAGAGAAGGGCCGACCTGGTCAAGGAATCGGAAAGGCTTCAAAAAATTCAGGAAAGCGGTAGTTTGGTGAGCGCTAGAATAATACAAAAGGTGAAGGGGGGGCTTATTGCCGATATAGGTAAGGAGGCAGAGATAAGGGCATTTATCCCTGCTTCCCAAATCGACCTAAGACCACAGGCCAACCTGGATAAATTCGTGGGCAAGGAGTTGGAAGCTAGGATCACCAAGCTATCCAACGAGGGAATAATTCTCTCCAGAAGAATCTATCTCGAAGAGCAGAGAGAAATTCTGAGAAAAAAGGCCCTCTCCACACTGACGGAAGGAAAAGCTGTCACCGGAAAAGTGGTAAAAATAATCGACCAGGGTGTTTTTGTAGACTTAGAGGGTGTTGACGGTTTTATCCCGGCAAGTGAACTCTCCTGGGGCAGGGTAAGACATCCCAGCAATGTTGTCTCGGAGGGCGATGAAATAAGGGTCGTGGTATTAAAAATCGAAGAGGGTGGAAAGATATCTTTAAGCCTCAAGCAGACCAAACCAGACCCGTGGACTCTGGTCGAGAAGAAGTATAAACCAGGGATTAAGATCAGGGGAAAGGTGGTCTCCATCACCGATTTTGGCGTTTTTGTGGAGATCGAGCCGGGGGTAGAAGGACTAGTACACGTCTCGGAGATAACATGGACTAAGAAATTCAGACATCCCAAGGAAGTAGTTAACATCGGCAGTCGTGTCGAGGCAGTAGTGCTCGAGGTCGATACGGGCAAGAAACGGATCGGGTTAAGCCTTAGGCGTATCGAGCGCAGCCCTTGGGAACTATTCAAGGAGCAAAATCCGGCTGGAACCAGAATAGAGGTGAAGGTCAAAAAGGTCACGGCTAAGGGTATACTCGCGGAGGTAAGCGAGGATTTGGTCGGGTTGGTCAGGCCCCAGGACATTTCCTGGAGAGGCAATACCGACCCTAACGAGTCATTCAAGGTTGATGACCAGATTGAGGTAGTTGTCCTGAACGTGGATGAAAAAAATAGAAGAATCAACTTGGGGATAAAACAGCTAACCATGGACCCTTGGGAAGAGGCGCTCCAGAAATATAAACCGGGTGAGACCATCCTCACTGGAAAGGTAATTTATATCAAGGAAAGAGGGGTGGTTCTTGAGCTCGAAAACGGAATCGAGGGCTTCATCAGGGGCTCCGACCTGGGACAAGATGGAACAAAAGACCTATCCAAGCTGGTTAAGCTGGATGAAGAAATCACTGCTCAGGTGACCGGGTTTGATAAGAAGAAACGCCAGGTTAATTTGAGCAAGAAACAATACGAAGCTTGGCTGGAGAAGGAGAGGGTATCGAGCTTTCTATCGTCACAGGGAGAGTCTTCGATAAAGCTGGGAGACCTATTGGGGGATAAACTAAAATCCTTTGGCAAAGAAGAGTGA
- a CDS encoding PIN domain-containing protein, with amino-acid sequence MKKPYLLDTSAIMTLMENEAGADHVEEILRNESVLLPFVVPFEVYYITLQEKDEQTAGYRYAMLKALRVTHLWEMNEPILLTAARYKGRHSISIPDSIIAAFAARHSAILVHKDPEYETLKDEVEQEILPYKSKKL; translated from the coding sequence ATGAAGAAACCTTATTTGCTGGACACATCTGCTATTATGACGCTTATGGAGAACGAAGCTGGTGCCGACCATGTAGAAGAAATTCTCCGAAATGAGTCGGTTTTATTGCCTTTTGTTGTCCCGTTTGAGGTCTATTACATCACTTTACAGGAGAAGGACGAACAAACGGCCGGTTATCGCTACGCTATGCTGAAAGCATTAAGAGTGACGCATCTTTGGGAGATGAATGAACCGATCCTGCTAACCGCTGCGCGTTATAAAGGACGGCACTCCATCTCTATTCCTGATTCTATAATTGCAGCTTTCGCCGCTCGTCATAGCGCTATCCTAGTTCATAAAGACCCCGAATATGAGACGCTAAAAGATGAAGTAGAACAAGAGATCCTTCCCTACAAGAGTAAAAAATTATAG
- the lipA gene encoding lipoyl synthase, with product MQTLQKPRWIKAKVPSGANYKHLKTLMRSLNLHTVCEEARCPNIGECWGAGTLTFMILGDICTRSCGFCNVKTGRGGELDWHEPERVAEAVSKLVENNAYINHIVITSVNRDDKNYESALLFAETIRKVREYNPDVNIEVLIPDFKGDMNALKEVLDARPDVLNHNIETVPRLYYLPQQSPSGRRRAVRPQARYEWSLRVLEESKRIGHEGLLTKSGIMVGLGEELEEVLGTLRDLKDVGCDIVTIGQYLQPSPDHLPITRYYHPLEFESLKIYGETMIGIPHIEAGPLVRSSYHAQKQVIKLGGGVS from the coding sequence ATGCAGACACTCCAAAAACCAAGATGGATCAAGGCCAAGGTTCCTTCCGGCGCTAACTATAAGCACTTAAAAACCCTCATGCGAAGCCTCAATCTTCACACCGTTTGTGAAGAGGCCAGATGCCCTAATATCGGTGAGTGCTGGGGAGCGGGAACGCTCACTTTCATGATTCTCGGCGATATCTGCACCAGAAGCTGCGGATTCTGCAACGTAAAAACGGGGAGGGGTGGGGAGCTTGACTGGCATGAGCCGGAGAGGGTTGCTGAAGCAGTCAGCAAGCTTGTAGAGAACAACGCTTATATCAACCACATCGTCATCACATCGGTCAACCGCGACGACAAGAACTACGAAAGCGCGCTGTTATTCGCCGAAACCATCAGGAAGGTAAGAGAATACAATCCGGACGTTAACATAGAAGTTCTGATCCCCGATTTTAAGGGTGACATGAACGCATTAAAAGAGGTATTGGATGCAAGGCCGGATGTTTTGAACCACAACATCGAAACCGTGCCCCGGCTCTACTACCTCCCCCAGCAGTCTCCATCCGGACGGAGGAGGGCTGTGCGACCTCAGGCAAGATACGAGTGGTCGCTCCGGGTCCTGGAAGAAAGTAAAAGGATTGGACACGAGGGACTACTCACCAAATCGGGGATCATGGTCGGCCTTGGCGAAGAACTAGAGGAAGTTTTGGGTACGCTTCGGGACTTGAAGGACGTCGGCTGTGACATCGTCACAATCGGCCAGTATCTGCAGCCATCTCCGGACCACCTTCCCATCACCAGGTATTACCACCCTCTTGAGTTTGAATCCCTGAAGATATACGGCGAGACCATGATCGGAATCCCCCACATAGAGGCCGGCCCCCTCGTCAGAAGCTCCTACCATGCGCAGAAGCAGGTGATTAAGCTGGGTGGAGGGGTGAGTTAA
- a CDS encoding LapA family protein encodes MRFIKIIIIALLFVVALVLIIQNQEVFTHKFELKLDLMVYKIGPYLTSNLVLTVAAFLIGVFFAVIWGAFSSVTLRSKLREKERRIKELERDKRESILSPSPFGAPSTETEKTE; translated from the coding sequence ATGAGGTTTATCAAGATAATCATCATTGCTTTGCTATTCGTCGTGGCCCTAGTCCTCATTATTCAAAACCAGGAAGTTTTCACACACAAGTTTGAGCTTAAGCTCGACCTCATGGTTTATAAAATCGGTCCCTACCTGACTTCCAATCTGGTGCTGACGGTCGCCGCATTTCTAATCGGCGTATTCTTTGCCGTGATTTGGGGAGCTTTTTCTTCGGTGACTTTGAGGTCGAAGCTAAGGGAAAAAGAAAGAAGAATAAAGGAGCTGGAAAGGGATAAAAGAGAATCCATACTTTCTCCCTCTCCTTTCGGCGCTCCATCCACCGAGACAGAAAAAACGGAATAA
- a CDS encoding ABC transporter ATP-binding protein, with protein MEKIIEGENIRFSYDGTEVLKGIDISIARGKMVGLLGANGAGKSTLLKILSGIINIKSGRLFYKGKELKGLDRREIAKKIAYVPQSPAFGFPFSVAEIVLMGRSPYVGRFEFERESDWKIALDAMETVGIAHLKERLVTEISGGERQLVSLARALAQEPEIMILDEPATFLDLKHKTEAMKLLNKLKEEKNISVIAATHDIFSGLFYFDQVLMLKDGRIFASGECEEILKEDVLTAVYGIEVRVRKEDGKIFVLPAE; from the coding sequence ATGGAAAAGATAATCGAAGGGGAGAACATAAGGTTTTCCTATGACGGGACCGAGGTTTTAAAAGGGATAGATATCTCCATTGCCAGAGGCAAGATGGTCGGGCTTCTTGGCGCGAATGGCGCCGGAAAGTCGACCCTCCTCAAGATTCTCTCCGGGATAATTAACATAAAGAGCGGACGGTTGTTCTACAAAGGCAAAGAGCTAAAGGGCTTGGACAGAAGGGAAATTGCTAAAAAAATTGCCTATGTTCCCCAGAGTCCGGCCTTCGGTTTTCCTTTCAGCGTTGCGGAAATAGTTCTTATGGGAAGGTCCCCTTATGTGGGAAGGTTTGAATTTGAGAGGGAAAGCGACTGGAAAATCGCTCTCGATGCCATGGAGACGGTGGGAATAGCCCACCTAAAAGAGCGGCTCGTCACCGAGATTTCCGGCGGGGAGAGACAGCTCGTTTCACTCGCCCGTGCTCTAGCCCAGGAGCCTGAAATCATGATTCTTGACGAGCCGGCCACCTTCCTGGATTTAAAGCACAAAACCGAAGCCATGAAATTGCTGAATAAGCTGAAGGAGGAAAAAAACATCTCCGTTATCGCCGCAACGCACGATATCTTCTCAGGGCTATTTTACTTTGACCAGGTCTTAATGCTCAAGGACGGAAGGATATTTGCGTCGGGTGAGTGTGAAGAGATATTGAAAGAAGACGTGTTAACCGCCGTCTATGGAATAGAGGTCAGAGTGAGAAAAGAGGATGGGAAGATATTCGTCCTTCCCGCAGAGTAA
- a CDS encoding AbrB/MazE/SpoVT family DNA-binding domain-containing protein has protein sequence MKTTVTKRGQTVIPAELRRKYRIDEGAILEWIDTGMEIRVIPMPQDLIQALRGSAKGEKLTEKLLRTRREDKIREKR, from the coding sequence ATGAAAACTACAGTCACAAAAAGAGGGCAAACGGTAATCCCTGCGGAACTGCGTCGAAAGTATAGGATTGATGAAGGCGCTATCTTGGAATGGATTGATACGGGAATGGAGATTCGCGTAATACCCATGCCTCAAGACCTAATCCAGGCTTTACGAGGCTCAGCAAAGGGTGAGAAATTAACCGAAAAACTTCTGAGAACAAGAAGGGAAGATAAAATTCGCGAGAAGAGATAG
- a CDS encoding cobalamin-binding protein gives MKRYLQIYLIFLTLVPFGFSYSSSRPFPERIISLSPNITEIIYGLGAMEKVVGVTLYSDFPPEVEGLPKVGGWIDPNLEAILELKPDLVIMIEDQNEIFGDKIRKLGLNTLSVDCNGSIKDIADSIEQIGRALGKEAEAKKLAEDMDSDLEEIRTKTKNITPKRLLFVVGRNPGTLEDIYVIGRTGFMNEMITIAGGENVIDSDRLAVKVSREAILKLNPEVIIEINHEKLDKKDKVLAEWGELKRVSAVSNKEIYSVSSTVLLHPSQRVVEGTRILARILHPEIFDRYGRINIHH, from the coding sequence ATGAAAAGATATCTCCAAATCTACTTAATTTTTCTTACTCTAGTACCTTTTGGTTTCTCTTATTCCTCTTCACGGCCTTTTCCAGAAAGAATAATATCCCTCTCTCCGAATATAACCGAGATCATCTACGGACTTGGAGCAATGGAGAAGGTTGTCGGCGTTACGCTTTACTCCGATTTCCCACCGGAAGTCGAAGGTCTTCCAAAAGTCGGGGGCTGGATCGACCCCAACCTAGAAGCGATACTAGAGTTAAAACCGGACCTGGTAATCATGATCGAGGACCAGAATGAAATCTTCGGAGATAAAATCAGAAAACTGGGCTTAAACACGCTCTCCGTAGATTGCAACGGCTCGATCAAAGATATAGCGGACTCGATAGAGCAAATAGGTAGAGCCCTGGGTAAAGAGGCAGAAGCCAAGAAACTGGCGGAAGACATGGATTCCGATTTGGAAGAGATTAGGACGAAAACAAAAAACATCACTCCTAAGAGGCTACTTTTTGTCGTGGGAAGAAACCCGGGGACGCTCGAAGACATTTATGTCATCGGAAGAACCGGTTTTATGAACGAGATGATAACCATCGCCGGGGGTGAAAATGTGATAGATAGCGACAGGCTGGCAGTAAAGGTTTCTAGGGAGGCTATACTCAAGCTCAATCCGGAGGTAATAATCGAGATAAATCATGAAAAGCTGGACAAGAAAGACAAGGTACTGGCGGAATGGGGCGAGCTTAAGCGGGTATCAGCGGTGAGCAATAAAGAGATTTACTCTGTATCCAGCACTGTTCTTCTTCATCCAAGCCAGCGGGTGGTGGAAGGAACCAGAATTTTAGCCAGGATCTTGCACCCGGAGATTTTTGACAGATACGGAAGGATAAATATTCACCACTAA
- the ispH gene encoding 4-hydroxy-3-methylbut-2-enyl diphosphate reductase → MVRKIILAETAGVCFGVERALRKSFEVMDDSNSQEVYSLGPIIHNPQVVKRLEERGIKVAEKLDDTSSGTVIIRAHGVPVGTVGTAKERGLNVVDLTCPIVKKLQYAVKKLSEEGYFIVIVGDKKHPEIIGARSYAEPEKMIIVESKSEIGEEIFAKRKIGIVAQTTIAFERFREVVDEFLARSTEEIKIFNTICDDIFNKQREAIELAKSVDVMVVIGGKNSSNTTKIAKLCHEVNPNTYQIETANEIRSLGLDLNEKTVGVTAGASTPSWIIEEILQGIQEI, encoded by the coding sequence ATGGTTAGAAAGATTATACTGGCAGAGACGGCTGGAGTTTGCTTTGGGGTAGAAAGGGCTCTTAGAAAGTCCTTCGAGGTTATGGATGACTCTAATAGTCAAGAGGTTTACTCACTTGGTCCCATAATACATAATCCTCAGGTAGTGAAACGCCTAGAGGAAAGGGGCATAAAGGTGGCTGAAAAGCTTGACGATACTTCCAGCGGGACGGTCATAATCCGTGCTCACGGCGTGCCGGTGGGAACGGTGGGAACGGCAAAGGAGCGGGGGCTCAACGTGGTCGACCTTACCTGCCCCATAGTAAAAAAGCTTCAGTATGCGGTGAAGAAGCTGTCCGAAGAGGGATACTTCATTGTAATAGTTGGCGACAAGAAACATCCAGAGATCATCGGGGCAAGGAGCTACGCCGAGCCGGAGAAGATGATTATTGTGGAAAGTAAATCGGAGATAGGAGAGGAAATATTTGCCAAAAGGAAGATTGGAATCGTTGCACAGACTACGATAGCTTTCGAAAGGTTTCGCGAGGTTGTGGACGAATTCCTGGCCCGAAGCACCGAAGAAATAAAGATTTTTAACACTATCTGTGATGATATTTTCAACAAACAGCGCGAAGCCATCGAGCTGGCCAAGTCTGTGGATGTAATGGTGGTGATAGGCGGGAAGAACAGCTCGAACACGACCAAAATCGCCAAACTATGCCATGAGGTAAACCCCAATACCTATCAGATAGAGACGGCAAATGAGATTCGTTCTTTGGGCCTGGACCTGAATGAGAAGACGGTGGGGGTTACGGCGGGGGCTTCGACCCCGTCCTGGATCATAGAGGAAATACTGCAGGGCATTCAAGAAATATAA
- the sppA gene encoding signal peptide peptidase SppA — protein sequence MRSFLLAIAVLAIIFFVFLIGMGFGLLISGEDAFGARDRVAVLTIDDIVLDSQIYLDSISKIKKDDSIKALVVRINSPGGAVGPSQEIYGEIKELREKMPVIASLGAVGASGGYYIACGAEKILTNPGTITGSIGVIAQFVNYDQLIRWAKMDVEVIKSGQFKDAGSPFREMSEAEREYFQELIDNVHSQFKLAVSEARGIAPDEIDRIADGRVFTGEQAKNLRLVDEFGTLSDAINLAGTKGGIGEEPDVVYYPKRKAPFIDLLLSKFQVPNISGFPVKERFGLFYLVDIIR from the coding sequence TTGCGGAGTTTCCTTCTTGCTATAGCAGTTTTAGCAATCATATTTTTTGTATTCCTGATAGGCATGGGGTTTGGCCTTTTAATCTCCGGAGAAGATGCCTTTGGGGCTAGGGATAGAGTTGCTGTACTGACCATAGATGACATAGTTTTAGACTCCCAAATATATCTCGACAGTATTTCCAAGATTAAAAAGGACGATAGCATTAAAGCCCTGGTCGTGAGAATAAACTCTCCGGGCGGTGCAGTTGGTCCGTCACAGGAAATATACGGCGAGATAAAAGAATTAAGAGAGAAGATGCCGGTTATCGCCAGCTTAGGGGCTGTCGGTGCATCCGGGGGTTACTACATAGCCTGTGGGGCCGAGAAAATCTTAACCAACCCCGGTACCATTACCGGCAGCATTGGCGTGATCGCCCAATTTGTGAACTACGACCAGCTCATAAGATGGGCGAAGATGGATGTTGAGGTAATAAAGAGCGGCCAATTCAAGGACGCCGGCTCCCCCTTCCGGGAAATGAGCGAAGCAGAAAGAGAATATTTCCAGGAACTCATCGATAACGTGCATTCCCAGTTTAAGCTGGCTGTTTCCGAAGCCCGGGGAATCGCCCCCGATGAGATAGATAGGATTGCTGATGGTAGGGTATTCACCGGAGAGCAGGCAAAAAACCTGAGGCTGGTCGATGAATTCGGCACCCTCAGCGATGCAATAAATCTGGCTGGAACCAAGGGCGGAATAGGCGAGGAGCCCGACGTCGTTTACTACCCTAAAAGAAAGGCGCCATTCATTGACCTCCTCCTTTCCAAGTTTCAAGTTCCGAATATATCCGGTTTTCCCGTAAAAGAACGTTTTGGACTTTTTTATCTTGTTGATATAATACGTTGA
- a CDS encoding glutathione S-transferase family protein, which yields MIKLYDYPQCPFCRKVRVALAEKGIEYEKVFVDLRKKEQKSEDFLKLNPYGKVPVLVKNGVVIYESTVINEYLEEKYPEPPLMPATPEDRSRVRILVDFCESHFHHPWFNIYMQMTFRPVDKRDKELIEKSKDELNKHLSYLNQLLEKSDYLAGNYSLADIAFTPRVVLLDSFGISVSSEFGNLADWIERIKSRPSYQSLGL from the coding sequence ATGATCAAACTCTACGATTACCCCCAGTGCCCGTTTTGTCGAAAGGTGAGAGTGGCTCTGGCCGAAAAGGGAATAGAATATGAGAAGGTGTTCGTAGATTTGAGAAAGAAGGAGCAGAAGAGTGAAGATTTTCTAAAACTCAATCCTTACGGCAAGGTGCCGGTACTGGTCAAAAACGGTGTGGTGATTTATGAATCAACCGTAATTAATGAATATCTCGAAGAAAAATATCCGGAACCGCCGCTTATGCCTGCTACTCCTGAGGACAGGTCAAGGGTGAGAATTCTGGTGGACTTCTGCGAGTCCCATTTTCACCATCCCTGGTTCAACATCTACATGCAGATGACCTTTAGGCCGGTAGATAAGCGCGATAAAGAACTGATAGAAAAGAGCAAAGACGAGCTAAATAAGCACCTTAGCTATCTTAACCAGCTATTGGAAAAAAGCGACTATCTGGCCGGAAACTATAGTCTTGCCGACATAGCCTTTACTCCAAGGGTAGTACTCCTAGACTCATTTGGCATTTCAGTTTCTTCCGAATTCGGGAACTTGGCGGATTGGATAGAAAGGATAAAATCGAGACCGAGCTACCAGTCGTTGGGATTGTAG
- the cmk gene encoding (d)CMP kinase: MKKGIIITIDGPSGAGKGTVARALAKRLGFIYLDTGAMYRAVALHAKRKGTDLNNQKELTDLLFDVHISLQRDSNSDLRVILNEEDITEEIRTPEISSLSSYIATKKIVRDVLKRMQKRIGRGGNIVAEGRDMGTYVFPDADFKFYLEATLDQRARRRWLQLKESGIDEDIGKVRVEMEERDKQDMERSESPLHPAPNAVIIDTTNLTVEEVVNRIIMKLEASK, from the coding sequence ATGAAAAAAGGGATTATCATAACAATCGACGGCCCTTCTGGAGCGGGGAAAGGAACGGTGGCCAGAGCCTTGGCCAAAAGGCTTGGGTTTATCTACCTGGATACCGGGGCGATGTATAGGGCCGTGGCTCTTCATGCAAAGAGAAAAGGAACCGATTTAAATAACCAAAAAGAGCTTACCGACCTGCTTTTCGATGTTCATATCTCTCTTCAAAGGGACTCTAATTCCGATTTAAGGGTAATCCTGAATGAAGAGGATATAACCGAGGAAATCAGGACCCCGGAGATATCCAGCCTTTCCTCGTACATAGCCACGAAAAAGATAGTTAGGGATGTGCTCAAAAGGATGCAAAAGAGGATCGGAAGGGGTGGAAATATAGTGGCCGAGGGAAGGGATATGGGAACGTATGTCTTTCCGGATGCGGATTTCAAGTTCTATCTTGAGGCCACGCTCGACCAGAGGGCCAGAAGAAGATGGCTCCAACTAAAAGAGAGTGGAATCGATGAGGATATAGGCAAGGTAAGGGTAGAAATGGAAGAAAGGGATAAACAGGATATGGAGCGCTCAGAGTCGCCCTTGCATCCTGCCCCGAATGCGGTCATAATAGATACCACTAACCTTACCGTAGAGGAAGTGGTCAACCGGATAATTATGAAGCTGGAGGCGTCTAAATAG